From the Tribolium castaneum strain GA2 chromosome 2, icTriCast1.1, whole genome shotgun sequence genome, one window contains:
- the LOC103313120 gene encoding zinc finger protein OZF isoform X1 yields MKPKLKIPEIRKGDFDNLCLSCLSKDCIGSVFFVKFEGAVLSTILEDILNVQVAVDDALPKKICEKCTTKIVRFYIFKKRFMESQTTFQRVLREKDDQIPIVDPCEELSTDEKLLIENEPFTISSDSEDETLRDTYGIPKDLNIVFVDMKTAKKELEDKGFLSNNLKKDGQVETVVCTCEGASPCLYHVQIKNKSETAPNLNNSKVTKDKEEEVTLLKLNKFKCKTCEQVMDISEKLQHRRMHKKPQKKRFLCETCPRIFLTKVQLFLHKRTHTGEKPYICEICGQRFTREFRLKEHLLRHTGEKPYICEYCGKSFSAKRHLTAHQLTHTKSYNCEVCLKTFLHKKSLNLHKRVKHLGERPFICTHCPNTYTTTMGLTNHQKTHGITPKNQGNELCHICNKEFASKANLKAHLCVHADKRFACKFCDKKFHFKHGLETHQTIHTGERPFVCKHCNQTFRTVNSHRTHMFRHTGERPFKCNFCGKGFIQSHHLKFHLTCHTGELPYSCPYCDKKFRCKFNMGSHVRLHTGEKPYKCDICLKAFHDSTYVRKHKMRTHQTNCT; encoded by the coding sequence GTCGCTGTTGACGATGCATTACCTAAAAAAATCTGCGAAAAATGCACCACAAAAATTGTACGCttctacatttttaaaaaacgatttatggaATCCCAAACCACGTTCCAAAGAGTTTTGAGGGAAAAAGATGATCAAATACCAATTGTCGATCCATGTGAAGAGTTATCAACAGATGAGAAGCTGCTCATTGAAAATGAACCTTTCACAATAAGTAGTGACAGTGAAGATGAAACACTCAGGGACACTTATGGGATCCCTAAAGACTTAAACATTGTATTTGTTGATATGAAAACGGCAAAGAAAGAATTGGAAGACAAGGGATTCCTTTCAAACAACTTGAAAAAAGATGGACAAGTTGAAACAGTCGTTTGCACTTGTGAAGGAGCATCTCCTTGCTTATACcatgtacaaataaaaaataaatcagaaaCTGCTCCAAACCTAAACAATTCAAAAGTTACTAAAGATAAAGAAGAAGAAGTTACTCTCCTGAAGCTGAATAAGTTCAAATGTAAGACTTGCGAGCAAGTTATGGACATATCAGAAAAGTTGCAACATAGACGTATGCATAAAAAACCCCAAAAGAAGCGTTTCCTTTGTGAAACTTGCCCTCGCATTTTTCTCACAAAAGTACAATTATTTCTACATAAAAGGACACACACGGGGGAAAAACCCTACATTTGTGAAATCTGTGGTCAGAGGTTTACCCGAGAGTTTAGATTAAAGGAACATCTCTTAAGACATACAGGAGAAAAACCATACATATGTGAATATTGCGGTAAAAGTTTCAGTGCTAAAAGACACCTAACTGCACATCAACTAACACACACAAAATCATATAATTGTGAAGTGTGCTTGAAAACTTTCCTGCATAAGAAGTCGCTTAATTTACATAAACGAGTCAAACATCTAGGGGAAAGACCCTTCATATGTACACATTGTCCCAATACATACACCACCACAATGGGACTTACAAACCATCAAAAAACTCATGGTATTACACCTAAAAACCAAGGCAACGAATTATGTCACATTTGTAACAAGGAATTCGCTTCCAAAGCCAACTTGAAAGCACACTTGTGTGTACATGCAGATAAACGCTTTGCGTGCAAGTTTTGCGATAAGAAATTTCATTTCAAACATGGTTTAGAGACACACCAAACGATTCACACAGGGGAAAGACCATTCGTTTGTAAACATTGTAACCAAACATTTAGAACTGTGAATTCGCACAGAACACATATGTTTCGGCATACTGGCGAAAGGCCATTCAAGTGTAACTTTTGTGGGAAAGGTTTTATACAGAGTCATCATTTGAAGTTTCATTTGACTTGTCATACGGGTGAATTACCCTATTCTTGTCCAtattgtgataaaaaatttaggTGTAAATTTAATATGGGTAGTCATGTGAGGCTTCATACGGGGGAAAAACCCTACAAGTGTGACATCTGTTTGAAGGCCTTCCATGATTCGACCTATGTGCGCAAACATAAAATGAGGACACATCAGACGAATtgtacataa
- the LOC103313120 gene encoding zinc finger protein OZF isoform X2, translating into MESQTTFQRVLREKDDQIPIVDPCEELSTDEKLLIENEPFTISSDSEDETLRDTYGIPKDLNIVFVDMKTAKKELEDKGFLSNNLKKDGQVETVVCTCEGASPCLYHVQIKNKSETAPNLNNSKVTKDKEEEVTLLKLNKFKCKTCEQVMDISEKLQHRRMHKKPQKKRFLCETCPRIFLTKVQLFLHKRTHTGEKPYICEICGQRFTREFRLKEHLLRHTGEKPYICEYCGKSFSAKRHLTAHQLTHTKSYNCEVCLKTFLHKKSLNLHKRVKHLGERPFICTHCPNTYTTTMGLTNHQKTHGITPKNQGNELCHICNKEFASKANLKAHLCVHADKRFACKFCDKKFHFKHGLETHQTIHTGERPFVCKHCNQTFRTVNSHRTHMFRHTGERPFKCNFCGKGFIQSHHLKFHLTCHTGELPYSCPYCDKKFRCKFNMGSHVRLHTGEKPYKCDICLKAFHDSTYVRKHKMRTHQTNCT; encoded by the coding sequence atggaATCCCAAACCACGTTCCAAAGAGTTTTGAGGGAAAAAGATGATCAAATACCAATTGTCGATCCATGTGAAGAGTTATCAACAGATGAGAAGCTGCTCATTGAAAATGAACCTTTCACAATAAGTAGTGACAGTGAAGATGAAACACTCAGGGACACTTATGGGATCCCTAAAGACTTAAACATTGTATTTGTTGATATGAAAACGGCAAAGAAAGAATTGGAAGACAAGGGATTCCTTTCAAACAACTTGAAAAAAGATGGACAAGTTGAAACAGTCGTTTGCACTTGTGAAGGAGCATCTCCTTGCTTATACcatgtacaaataaaaaataaatcagaaaCTGCTCCAAACCTAAACAATTCAAAAGTTACTAAAGATAAAGAAGAAGAAGTTACTCTCCTGAAGCTGAATAAGTTCAAATGTAAGACTTGCGAGCAAGTTATGGACATATCAGAAAAGTTGCAACATAGACGTATGCATAAAAAACCCCAAAAGAAGCGTTTCCTTTGTGAAACTTGCCCTCGCATTTTTCTCACAAAAGTACAATTATTTCTACATAAAAGGACACACACGGGGGAAAAACCCTACATTTGTGAAATCTGTGGTCAGAGGTTTACCCGAGAGTTTAGATTAAAGGAACATCTCTTAAGACATACAGGAGAAAAACCATACATATGTGAATATTGCGGTAAAAGTTTCAGTGCTAAAAGACACCTAACTGCACATCAACTAACACACACAAAATCATATAATTGTGAAGTGTGCTTGAAAACTTTCCTGCATAAGAAGTCGCTTAATTTACATAAACGAGTCAAACATCTAGGGGAAAGACCCTTCATATGTACACATTGTCCCAATACATACACCACCACAATGGGACTTACAAACCATCAAAAAACTCATGGTATTACACCTAAAAACCAAGGCAACGAATTATGTCACATTTGTAACAAGGAATTCGCTTCCAAAGCCAACTTGAAAGCACACTTGTGTGTACATGCAGATAAACGCTTTGCGTGCAAGTTTTGCGATAAGAAATTTCATTTCAAACATGGTTTAGAGACACACCAAACGATTCACACAGGGGAAAGACCATTCGTTTGTAAACATTGTAACCAAACATTTAGAACTGTGAATTCGCACAGAACACATATGTTTCGGCATACTGGCGAAAGGCCATTCAAGTGTAACTTTTGTGGGAAAGGTTTTATACAGAGTCATCATTTGAAGTTTCATTTGACTTGTCATACGGGTGAATTACCCTATTCTTGTCCAtattgtgataaaaaatttaggTGTAAATTTAATATGGGTAGTCATGTGAGGCTTCATACGGGGGAAAAACCCTACAAGTGTGACATCTGTTTGAAGGCCTTCCATGATTCGACCTATGTGCGCAAACATAAAATGAGGACACATCAGACGAATtgtacataa